The Coffea arabica cultivar ET-39 chromosome 4e, Coffea Arabica ET-39 HiFi, whole genome shotgun sequence genome includes a window with the following:
- the LOC113740240 gene encoding probable receptor-like protein kinase At5g61350 — MGGLLAASYGKSRAYGPLSLAATNFICLLFALNRSFYLAMTDTISSSSTFTPADNYLINCGSPSSTLLDDGRTFKSDPQSASYLSTDENILASVKSFPNNAASFSPSSSLPLYLTARIFHHESMYRFIIFRPGRHWVRLYFYPQPHPSYNLSSATFTVSTDSTVLLHDFSVKDSNKLVFKEYLINVSSDAFTLRFSPMKNSVAFINAIELVSVPDNLISDSASSISPVGDFNGLSQYALEVSYRLNVGGPIVTPKNDTLWRTWQPDSLLMEFPQGAKSVSVSPDTIKYPDGGATPLIAPNWVYATADQMADSGVPDSNFNLTWEMNVDPSFSYLIRMHFCDIVSKALNELYFNVYVNGMIGVSSLDLSTINSDLAVPYYKDFVINASAISNGTIVVQVGPALNVQSSSPNAILNGLEIMKLSNIAGSLDGLFTSAGNPSSGRNKMKIAAAIGLAMGIIALALLVMSIIRLQRRPKGWRKQNTFASWLPLNVSYCSFLSSKTKSIVSPGLGLGRCFNFNEIREATKNFDEKAVIGVGGFGKVYLGVLADGTKLAIKRGNPSSSQGINEFQTEIQMLSKLRHRHLVSLIGYCDEQSEMILVYEYMANGPLRDHIYGSNLPPLSWRQRVEICIGAARGLHYLHTGATQGIIHRDVKTTNILLDENFVAKVSDFGLSKAGPSLEQTHVSTAVKGSFGYLDPEYFRRQQLTEKSDVYSFGVVLFEVICARPALDPALPREQVNLAEWAMQQHRKGSLEKIIDPSIASTISLDSLRKYVEAAEKCLSEYGVDRPSMGDVLWNLEYALQLQEASSIPDHPEKKNPEPTSLEGPSDEGVMLIDMTEDSGVVVASPMFVENFQAR, encoded by the coding sequence ATGGGAGGACTACTTGCAGCAAGTTATGGAAAATCAAGAGCTTATGGCCCTCTCTCCTTGGCGGCTACCAATTTCATTTGTCTTCTTTTTGCCTTGAACAGAAGTTTCTATTTGGCAATGACAGACACTATCTCCTCTTCTTCCACATTTACTCCTGCTGATAATTATCTCATCAATTGTGGATCACCTTCAAGCACTTTACTTGATGATGGCAGAACTTTCAAGTCTGATCCTCAGTCTGCCTCGTATTTATCCACTGATGAAAATATTCTAGCTTCCGTTAAGTCTTTTCCCAACAATGCTGCTTCCTTTTCACCTTCTTCATCGCTTCCTTTGTATCTTACTGCAAGGATTTTCCACCATGAATCGATGTACAGATTTATCATCTTTCGTCCAGGCCGCCATTGGGTACGTCTGTACTTTTACCCTCAACCACACCCTTCTTATAATCTAAGTAGTGCTACATTTACTGTTAGCACTGACAGTACTGTTCTCCTGCATGACTTCTCCGTTAAGGACAGTAATAAATTGGTATTCAAAGAGTATCTCATCAATGTTTCCTCTGATGCATTCACGCTCAGATTCTCACCAATGAAGAATTCTGTTGCATTCATCAATGCTATTGAGCTTGTTTCAGTACCAGACAACCTCATTTCTGATTCAGCCTCCTCAATTTCTCCTGTTGGCGATTTCAACGGGTTGTCTCAGTATGCACTTGAAGTGTCTTATAGGCTGAACGTTGGGGGGCCAATTGTGACTCCCAAAAATGACACATTGTGGAGGACATGGCAGCCTGATAGCTTATTGATGGAATTCCCCCAAGGTGCTAAAAGTGTTTCTGTAAGTCCTGACACGATAAAGTATCCAGACGGTGGTGCCACCCCTTTGATTGCTCCAAATTGGGTCTATGCAACGGCTGATCAGATGGCAGATTCGGGTGTACCTGACTCAAACTTCAACCTGACATGGGAGATGAATGTTGATCCAAGTTTTTCTTACCTGATCAGAATGCACTTTTGTGACATTGTGAGCAAGGCTCTAAATGAGCTCTACTTCAATGTGTATGTGAATGGAATGATAGGTGTATCAAGTCTTGATCTTTCAACAATTAATTCAGACCTTGCCGTCCCATATTACAAAGATTTTGTAATCAATGCATCAGCAATTTCAAATGGTACCATAGTCGTTCAGGTTGGTCCTGCTTTAAATGTTCAATCAAGCTCCCCTAATGCTATCCTCAATGGCTTGGAGATCATGAAGCTTAGCAACATAGCTGGAAGCTTAGATGGGTTGTTTACTTCAGCTGGTAATCCAAGTTCAGGacgcaataaaatgaaaattgctGCTGCGATTGGTTTGGCAATGGGGATAATAGCTCTAGCGTTGCTTGTAATGAGTATCATTAGGCTACAAAGAAGACCCAAGGGTTGGAGAAAGCAAAATACCTTCGCATCATGGCTCCCTCTCAATGTAAGTTACTGTAGTTTCTTGTCAAGTAAGACTAAAAGTATTGTCTCACCAGGACTCGGTCTGGGAAGGTGCTTTAATTTTAATGAGATAAGGGAAGCAACAAAGAATTTTGATGAAAAAGCAGTAATTGGAGTTGGAGGTTTTGGGAAAGTCTACCTTGGGGTGTTGGCAGATGGAACCAAACTCGCCATAAAAAGAGGCAATCCATCCTCGTCTCAAGGCATAAATGAATTTCAAACTGAAATTCAAATGCTTTCCAAGCTCAGACATCGCCATCTTGTGTCCTTGATTGGATACTGTGATGAACAATCAGAGATGATCCTGGTTTATGAGTACATGGCCAATGGTCCACTTCGCGACCACATTTATGGCTCAAATTTGCCACCATTATCATGGAGGCAACGCGTTGAGATCTGCATTGGTGCAGCTCGCGGATTGCATTATCTTCACACAGGTGCAACACAAGGGATAATTCACCGTGATGTTAAAACCACAAACATTCTACTGGATGAAAATTTTGTCGCGAAAGTTTCTGATTTTGGCCTGTCCAAAGCTGGACCTTCATTGGAACAAACGCATGTTAGCACAGCAGTCAAAGGCAGTTTTGGCTATCTTGATCCTGAGTACTTCAGAAGGCAACAGCTTACTGAAAAATCGGATGTCTACTCCTTTGGTGTGGTCCTCTTCGAGGTAATATGTGCAAGACCTGCTCTTGATCCTGCATTGCCAAGGGAGCAGGTCAATTTGGCCGAGTGGGCAATGCAACAGCATAGGAAGGGCTCGCTCGAGAAGATCATTGATCCTTCTATTGCCAGCACAATAAGTCTTGACTCACTAAGAAAATATGTTGAAGCTGCAGAGAAATGTTTGTCAGAATATGGGGTTGACAGGCCTTCAATGGGGGATGTCTTGTGGAACTTGGAGTATGCTTTACAACTTCAGGAGGCATCTTCAATTCCTGATCATCCCGAAAAGAAAAATCCAGAACCAACTAGCTTGGAAGGGCCAAGCGATGAAGGGGTCATGCTGATTGACATGACTGAAGATTCTGGAGTAGTGGTTGCTTCTCCCATgtttgttgaaaattttcaagcaaGGTAA